In Xylanibacter ruminicola 23, a single genomic region encodes these proteins:
- a CDS encoding tetratricopeptide repeat protein, which translates to MKKIGLSLLLLLSVTTGYGQREYDQFFLEAMMQRQKGNNDAAFDLLRHCLEINPDAPEAYYFLAQYYNALKDGEKSLAYIQKAAALDPDNATYMETLAQAYIRQQDYEAAIPVVEKIYERDKEREDLLEMLFQLYQQVGDFDSAVEVLNRIEAIDGKSERLSVAKSEIYTRQGNKKAAIAEIKALAEKFPNDGNYQALYGETLMMNGQLKKALKVYDKILKDEPDNNRVLMSLRTYHQALGHREIADSLTERVLLNRNATIEEKILLLRQEISASENAGGDSTRVLQLFDKILKQPQTDEHMAILCASYMNVKKMPKDTIATVLTKALQLAPDNSSARLQLIGYAWEADDMERVIALCQDARQYNPDEMAFYYYQGIAYYRRDSLDAALSTFKNGIGVIKEDSDPAIVSDFYAVMGDILHQKGLMKEAYEAYDSCLQWKDDNMGCLNNYAYFLSESGEQLAKAEQMSFKTVKAEPKNATYLDTYAWILYMLGRYSEAKIYIDQALQNLDESIDNSVIQEHAEKIKQKANQ; encoded by the coding sequence ATGAAGAAAATCGGACTGTCGTTATTGTTACTGCTTTCTGTAACCACTGGTTACGGACAGCGTGAGTACGACCAGTTCTTTCTTGAAGCCATGATGCAGCGCCAGAAGGGTAACAACGATGCAGCCTTTGATTTGCTGCGTCATTGTCTGGAGATTAATCCCGATGCCCCCGAGGCGTACTACTTTTTGGCACAGTACTATAACGCCCTGAAGGATGGCGAGAAAAGTCTGGCATATATCCAGAAGGCGGCTGCACTCGATCCGGATAACGCTACCTATATGGAAACATTGGCACAGGCGTACATCCGTCAGCAGGATTATGAAGCTGCCATCCCTGTTGTGGAGAAGATCTATGAGCGCGACAAAGAGCGTGAGGACTTGCTGGAGATGCTGTTCCAACTGTATCAGCAGGTGGGCGATTTCGATTCGGCCGTAGAGGTGCTGAACCGTATCGAAGCCATCGATGGCAAGAGCGAACGCCTGTCGGTAGCCAAGAGCGAGATATATACCCGTCAGGGGAACAAGAAAGCGGCCATTGCCGAGATAAAGGCTTTGGCAGAGAAATTCCCCAACGATGGTAATTATCAGGCTTTGTATGGTGAGACGCTGATGATGAACGGACAGCTGAAAAAGGCACTGAAGGTGTACGACAAGATTCTGAAAGATGAACCTGATAACAATCGTGTGCTGATGTCGCTGCGTACCTATCATCAGGCTTTAGGGCATCGTGAGATAGCCGACTCGCTGACTGAACGTGTGCTGCTGAATCGTAATGCCACCATTGAGGAAAAGATACTGCTGTTGCGACAGGAGATTTCGGCCAGCGAGAATGCGGGCGGCGATAGTACCCGTGTGCTGCAGCTGTTTGATAAGATTCTGAAACAGCCTCAGACCGATGAGCACATGGCTATTCTCTGTGCCTCGTATATGAACGTGAAGAAGATGCCGAAGGATACCATCGCTACGGTGCTGACGAAGGCTTTGCAACTGGCGCCCGATAACTCGTCGGCCCGTTTGCAGTTGATTGGTTATGCCTGGGAGGCTGATGATATGGAGCGCGTGATTGCACTCTGTCAGGATGCCCGACAGTATAATCCCGACGAGATGGCCTTTTATTACTATCAAGGTATCGCCTACTATCGTCGTGACAGTCTTGATGCCGCCCTTTCTACCTTTAAGAATGGTATCGGCGTGATTAAGGAGGACAGTGATCCTGCTATCGTATCCGATTTCTATGCGGTGATGGGCGACATCCTGCATCAGAAGGGCTTGATGAAAGAGGCCTACGAGGCTTATGATAGTTGCTTGCAATGGAAAGATGATAATATGGGCTGTTTAAATAACTATGCCTACTTCTTAAGCGAAAGTGGTGAGCAGTTGGCTAAGGCCGAGCAGATGAGTTTTAAAACCGTGAAGGCTGAGCCTAAGAATGCTACCTACTTAGATACCTACGCTTGGATACTGTATATGCTGGGCCGCTACTCTGAGGCCAAGATATATATCGACCAGGCGTTACAGAATCTGGATGAGTCGATCGACAACTCTGTGATTCAGGAACATGCAGAAAAAATAAAACAAAAAGCAAATCAATAA
- a CDS encoding DUF4292 domain-containing protein: MKLKSIVRIAVLALPLMFSSCGIFKKSKEVKPIIEQRQTTDFVSQVRDNQQTNKFITSKVKFSVEVGPQKITLTGNLKMRRDDVIRLQLMAFGFVEAGRLEFTKDYVLIMDRINKQYLKAPYRQVDFLRNSGLNFSAIQALFWNELFKPNQGSEAVVLAKNNKEGEGKFTTIESGDDMIINLEEGKMDYSWLASKNTALIRMANILYKDRFNGNTQLNWDYSEYDVFGRKMFPKKHLITLTTPDKEVKLGMTLNYLGNDTEWDARTEVSNKYREVTVDEILRRFMAL; the protein is encoded by the coding sequence ATGAAACTGAAAAGTATCGTAAGAATTGCCGTATTGGCATTGCCATTGATGTTTAGTTCATGTGGTATATTCAAGAAATCGAAAGAGGTGAAGCCAATCATTGAACAGCGTCAGACTACCGACTTTGTGAGTCAGGTGCGTGATAACCAGCAAACCAATAAGTTCATCACCTCGAAGGTGAAGTTCTCGGTTGAGGTTGGTCCGCAGAAGATTACACTGACGGGTAATCTGAAAATGCGTCGTGACGATGTAATCCGTTTGCAGCTGATGGCCTTTGGATTTGTTGAGGCCGGACGTCTTGAATTCACCAAGGATTACGTGCTGATTATGGACCGTATCAATAAGCAGTACCTGAAGGCTCCTTACCGCCAGGTAGATTTCCTGCGTAATAGCGGTTTGAACTTCTCGGCTATTCAGGCATTGTTCTGGAACGAGCTTTTCAAGCCCAATCAGGGTAGCGAGGCAGTTGTGCTTGCAAAGAATAACAAGGAGGGCGAAGGCAAGTTTACCACCATTGAGAGTGGCGACGATATGATTATCAATCTCGAAGAGGGAAAGATGGACTACAGTTGGTTGGCCAGCAAGAATACCGCACTGATTCGTATGGCTAACATCCTTTATAAGGACCGCTTTAATGGTAACACCCAGCTTAACTGGGACTATTCCGAATACGATGTGTTTGGACGTAAGATGTTCCCCAAGAAGCATCTCATTACACTTACCACTCCTGATAAGGAAGTGAAGTTGGGTATGACCCTGAATTATCTGGGTAATGATACCGAATGGGATGCACGAACCGAAGTTTCTAACAAGTATCGCGAGGTAACAGTTGACGAGATACTCCGCCGCTTCATGGCTCTATGA
- a CDS encoding murein hydrolase activator EnvC family protein yields the protein MRYIAMVLMALITFSSPAIAQLAKKKSVQKRTATTTKKSGSKKSTGKKTTTKSSASKQSVTVNSLKTEQQRVRKQIEEQQRKLKANERDVKKRLQNLLIINNEIADKRKSIDTIRHDINRLDGNIHTLEVQLVTLEKELEERKLRFIKSMKYMHRNRNLQSRLMFVFSAKNLSQMYRRLRFVREYAAYQQNQAEAVKSMKDQVTEAHSELTDTKRQKSDLLVRGERERRSLEGKQEEQQKMVSSLQKQQKTIQGIIEKQKKRDAELNAQIDRLIAQEIARAKARAEAEARRKAAEAEAKRKAEELARKQAAAEAARKENERRIAEAKAREEKAKAEARAAAARKNAEEKAAAERAAAEAERARLAAERKAAADAKAHEKEVAEARKSEAAVYTVSSEDRMLSGNFESNRGRLPMPIAGGYRIVNHFGTNHVTDVKGHVTLDKKGIDIKGQPGAAVRCVFDGEVSAVFSYAGTTVVIVRHGSYLSVYCDLASVNVSRGQKVSTRQTLGRVGAEGLMQFQLRKGSAKLNPEGWLAR from the coding sequence ATGCGATATATCGCGATGGTGCTGATGGCACTCATCACGTTTTCTTCGCCTGCTATTGCACAGCTGGCGAAAAAAAAGTCTGTGCAAAAACGTACGGCTACCACAACTAAGAAGTCGGGCAGCAAGAAATCTACAGGTAAGAAGACAACCACCAAGAGTTCTGCATCCAAGCAGTCGGTAACGGTTAACAGTTTGAAGACCGAGCAGCAGAGGGTGCGTAAGCAGATTGAGGAGCAGCAGCGTAAGTTGAAAGCCAACGAGCGCGATGTGAAGAAACGTTTGCAGAACCTGCTGATTATCAACAATGAGATTGCCGATAAGCGTAAGTCGATTGATACCATCCGTCATGATATCAATCGTCTTGATGGTAATATCCATACGCTGGAGGTACAGCTGGTAACACTCGAGAAGGAACTCGAAGAGCGTAAGCTGCGTTTCATCAAGTCGATGAAATACATGCATCGCAACCGAAATCTGCAGAGTCGCCTGATGTTTGTGTTCAGTGCTAAGAACCTGTCGCAGATGTACCGACGACTGCGTTTTGTGCGTGAATATGCGGCCTATCAGCAGAATCAGGCCGAAGCGGTGAAGTCGATGAAGGATCAGGTGACTGAGGCGCATAGCGAACTCACCGACACCAAGCGACAGAAGAGCGACTTGTTGGTGAGAGGCGAACGGGAGCGCCGTTCGCTCGAAGGCAAACAGGAAGAGCAGCAGAAGATGGTGTCATCTCTGCAGAAACAGCAGAAAACCATTCAGGGCATCATCGAAAAACAGAAAAAGCGCGATGCTGAGTTGAATGCACAGATCGACCGACTGATTGCTCAGGAGATAGCCCGTGCGAAGGCGCGTGCCGAAGCCGAAGCCCGGCGCAAAGCTGCCGAGGCCGAAGCAAAACGTAAGGCTGAGGAACTGGCCCGCAAACAGGCTGCAGCCGAAGCGGCTCGTAAGGAGAACGAGCGACGTATTGCTGAGGCTAAGGCTCGCGAGGAGAAAGCCAAGGCCGAAGCCCGTGCGGCTGCTGCCCGTAAGAATGCCGAAGAGAAAGCGGCTGCCGAGCGTGCTGCTGCTGAGGCTGAGCGTGCCCGATTGGCAGCTGAGCGAAAGGCGGCTGCCGATGCGAAAGCACACGAGAAGGAGGTGGCCGAAGCCCGTAAATCAGAGGCTGCAGTTTATACTGTTTCGTCCGAAGACCGTATGCTGAGTGGTAACTTTGAGAGCAATCGCGGTAGATTGCCTATGCCTATTGCTGGCGGCTATCGTATTGTGAACCACTTTGGTACCAACCACGTAACAGATGTGAAGGGACATGTAACACTCGATAAGAAAGGTATCGATATCAAGGGTCAGCCTGGTGCTGCAGTTCGTTGTGTGTTCGATGGCGAGGTGAGTGCTGTATTCAGCTATGCTGGCACCACAGTAGTCATCGTGCGTCATGGTAGCTACCTGTCGGTTTATTGCGACTTGGCTTCGGTTAACGTGAGTCGAGGACAAAAAGTAAGCACCCGACAGACACTTGGTCGTGTGGGTGCTGAGGGTTTGATGCAGTTCCAGTTGCGCAAAGGCAGCGCTAAACTGAACCCTGAGGGCTGGTTGGCGCGATAG
- a CDS encoding M20 family metallo-hydrolase: MENKNYLYDAVALLKELIAIPSVSRDETRAADKLADFLNMWNLPFGREGNNLWVGCPDWDNNRPTVMLNAHIDTVKPVSSWTRDPFSPDQEYDVIYGLGSNDCGGGLVSLLQAYRIMLYRPRNYNLLWVASAEEEISGQNGLSRVLPLLPKIDVAIVGEPTGMQPAIAEKGLMVIDGYAHGKSGHAARNEGINAIYEALDDLVWLRDYKFRKVSPLLGPTKMTVTVVEGGTQHNVVPDTLHFVIDVRTNEFYQNEYLFNFLCKKMTKCELRARSFRLHSSAISPEHPLIKRCIDRGMQPFGSPTLSDQALMPFPSFKLGPGESSRSHSANEFIKISEMEHAIDTYIGLLDGLTL; encoded by the coding sequence AAAACTATCTTTACGACGCCGTAGCCTTGCTGAAGGAGCTGATTGCCATTCCTTCGGTTAGTAGAGACGAGACGAGAGCTGCCGATAAACTGGCTGATTTCCTGAACATGTGGAATCTACCATTCGGTCGCGAGGGTAACAACCTCTGGGTGGGCTGTCCTGATTGGGACAACAATCGACCTACCGTGATGCTCAACGCCCATATCGACACCGTAAAACCCGTTAGCTCGTGGACACGCGATCCATTTTCACCAGATCAGGAATACGACGTGATATATGGTCTGGGCTCAAACGACTGTGGCGGCGGACTGGTTTCGTTATTGCAAGCCTATCGCATCATGCTGTATCGTCCTCGCAACTATAATCTGTTGTGGGTAGCTTCGGCCGAAGAAGAGATATCGGGACAGAACGGACTGAGTCGCGTGCTGCCTTTGTTGCCCAAGATTGACGTAGCCATTGTGGGTGAGCCTACAGGCATGCAACCCGCCATTGCAGAAAAAGGACTGATGGTAATTGATGGTTATGCTCACGGCAAATCGGGCCATGCTGCCCGTAACGAAGGCATAAATGCTATCTACGAAGCACTCGACGATCTGGTTTGGCTTCGCGATTATAAATTCCGCAAGGTAAGTCCGCTCTTAGGCCCCACAAAGATGACGGTGACCGTAGTTGAAGGCGGTACCCAGCATAACGTAGTGCCTGATACACTGCATTTTGTTATTGATGTACGCACCAACGAGTTCTATCAGAACGAATATCTGTTTAACTTCCTGTGCAAGAAGATGACCAAGTGCGAGTTGCGTGCCCGTTCGTTCCGCCTGCACTCATCGGCCATCTCACCCGAGCATCCGCTCATTAAGAGATGTATCGACAGAGGCATGCAGCCATTCGGTTCGCCCACACTGAGCGATCAGGCGCTGATGCCATTCCCATCATTTAAGCTGGGACCAGGCGAATCAAGTCGCTCGCACTCAGCCAATGAGTTCATAAAGATTTCGGAGATGGAACATGCCATCGATACCTATATAGGATTGTTGGACGGATTGACACTATAA